A genomic segment from Nocardiopsis sp. Huas11 encodes:
- a CDS encoding YifB family Mg chelatase-like AAA ATPase: MTLARTHCVTLLGVRGHVVEVEVHLGGGDPGVTMVGLPDAALREARDRVRAALVNSGESWPSGQITVSLSPASLPKSGSLFDLAIAGAVLAAAGEVPPDRLEGTVLIAELGLDGRARPVPGVLPAVVSATQQGHGRFVVAHGNAAEARLVPDAEVVPVGNLMELCDWLRGGEPPPDPPPAQVPRPRESADRGPDLADVLGQPVARRAVEIAAAGGHNLMMLGSPGTGKSLLAERLPTVLPALGPTKALETTAIHSVAGMLPAGSPLVTRPPFAAPHHTSSRAAIIGGGSGYPSPGWVSKAHRGVLFVDEAPQFGRGVLDSLREPLERGEVVLARAASTVSFPARFQLVMAANPCPCAKPGSLCTCPAGERRRYFSRLSGPLLDRVDLKVELQPVARAELLADRAFAESSAVVAARVVQARDRAAARLAHTPWSTNAEIPGARLRREFPVEPEALRVLGRAMDQGLISARGVDRALRVAWTLADLAERDRPGEEEVSYAFALWSGRAW; this comes from the coding sequence ATGACGCTCGCCCGAACGCACTGCGTCACCCTGCTGGGCGTACGCGGCCACGTCGTCGAGGTCGAGGTCCACCTGGGCGGCGGCGACCCCGGGGTGACCATGGTCGGCCTGCCGGACGCGGCCCTGAGGGAGGCGCGCGATCGGGTCCGCGCAGCCCTCGTCAACAGCGGCGAGTCCTGGCCCAGCGGCCAGATCACCGTCAGCCTCTCCCCGGCCAGCCTGCCCAAGTCCGGGAGCCTCTTCGACCTCGCCATCGCGGGCGCGGTGCTCGCCGCCGCGGGAGAGGTGCCCCCGGACCGGTTGGAGGGCACCGTCCTCATCGCCGAACTCGGCCTCGACGGTCGTGCCAGGCCGGTCCCGGGGGTGCTCCCCGCGGTGGTCTCGGCCACCCAGCAGGGCCATGGCAGGTTCGTCGTCGCGCACGGCAACGCGGCGGAGGCCAGGCTCGTGCCGGACGCCGAGGTGGTGCCGGTGGGCAACCTGATGGAGCTGTGCGACTGGCTGCGCGGCGGGGAGCCGCCCCCGGACCCGCCGCCCGCCCAGGTGCCCCGTCCGCGTGAGAGCGCGGACCGCGGGCCGGACCTGGCCGACGTCCTGGGACAACCGGTGGCCCGACGCGCGGTGGAGATCGCCGCGGCGGGCGGGCACAACCTGATGATGCTCGGATCGCCGGGGACCGGGAAGTCCCTGCTCGCCGAGCGGCTGCCGACGGTCCTGCCGGCACTCGGCCCCACCAAGGCCCTGGAAACCACGGCCATCCACTCGGTGGCGGGCATGCTCCCCGCGGGCTCGCCCCTGGTCACCCGACCGCCGTTCGCCGCACCCCACCACACGTCGAGCCGCGCCGCCATCATCGGCGGCGGCAGCGGCTACCCCAGCCCCGGATGGGTGTCCAAGGCCCACCGCGGGGTGCTGTTCGTCGACGAGGCCCCGCAGTTCGGCCGTGGCGTCCTGGACTCCCTGCGCGAACCGCTCGAACGCGGTGAGGTCGTCCTGGCGCGTGCCGCGTCCACGGTCTCCTTTCCGGCCCGTTTCCAGCTGGTGATGGCGGCCAACCCTTGCCCGTGCGCCAAGCCCGGATCCCTGTGCACCTGCCCGGCGGGCGAGCGCCGCCGTTACTTCTCGCGCCTGTCCGGGCCCCTGTTGGACCGGGTCGACCTCAAGGTGGAGCTGCAACCGGTGGCCCGCGCCGAACTGCTCGCGGACCGGGCCTTCGCGGAGTCCTCCGCGGTGGTCGCGGCCCGGGTGGTGCAGGCGCGCGACAGAGCCGCCGCCCGCCTGGCGCACACCCCGTGGTCCACCAACGCGGAGATCCCCGGAGCCCGACTGCGCCGGGAGTTCCCGGTGGAGCCGGAGGCGCTGCGGGTGCTGGGCCGGGCCATGGACCAGGGGCTGATCAGCGCGCGAGGCGTCGATCGCGCGCTGAGGGTGGCGTGGACCCTGGCCGATCTCGCCGAACGGGACCGGCCCGGTGAGGAGGAGGTGTCGTATGCCTTCGCCCTGTGGTCGGGCCGGGCCTGGTGA
- a CDS encoding RidA family protein yields MAKAYSDARVADGPLLFVSGQTPQAPDGGIPGDITGQTRQIFQNMEAVLATHGADLTHLVKLTYYLRHVADLDGLRPALIDCLPDGPRPAGTLVEVNGFVDPRFLVEIDAVACLPRR; encoded by the coding sequence ATGGCCAAAGCGTACAGTGATGCCCGTGTGGCGGACGGCCCTCTGCTCTTCGTCTCCGGACAGACCCCTCAGGCTCCCGACGGCGGTATCCCCGGTGACATCACCGGCCAGACCCGGCAGATCTTCCAGAACATGGAGGCGGTGCTGGCCACCCACGGCGCCGACCTCACCCACCTGGTCAAGCTCACCTACTACCTGCGGCACGTGGCGGACCTGGACGGGCTCCGTCCGGCCCTGATCGACTGCCTGCCGGACGGACCCCGGCCGGCGGGCACGCTGGTGGAGGTCAACGGGTTCGTCGATCCGCGCTTCCTGGTGGAGATCGACGCCGTCGCCTGCCTGCCCCGGAGGTGA
- a CDS encoding DNA-processing protein DprA, with translation MTVRVAEEEADARARACLTVVAPPGDLWLGELLAEYGAARVWADLVAGAPAPSAPHQEGASDGAEQALRLERRWARWSARAGRVDPDGLLSDSAEAGIRFVAPGDPEWPGRLESLDLPGGRRSHGLWVRGRGDLRHLCLRSAALVGARAATPYGEHVAAELAYGLAERSVVVVSGGAYGIDGAAHRAAHAAGNTVVVLACGLDVDYPRGHAGLFADIARRGVLVSERPVRSTPRAPDFLIRNRLIAALTPGTVVVEAGRRSGALNTAAHATELNRALMAVPGPVTSALSVGCHLLLRDWQAACVTCAEDVVAHVVPLGEEGAGTPRLEAALNADTRRVLDAVPREGAGTATIAVRSEGTLEGTMRALGMLAAAGLVERCSTGWRPPR, from the coding sequence GTGACGGTACGCGTGGCGGAGGAGGAGGCCGATGCCCGGGCACGGGCCTGCCTCACGGTGGTGGCGCCCCCGGGTGACCTGTGGCTGGGGGAGCTGCTCGCGGAGTACGGCGCGGCACGGGTGTGGGCCGACCTGGTGGCCGGGGCGCCCGCGCCGTCGGCACCGCACCAGGAAGGAGCCTCGGACGGCGCGGAGCAGGCACTGCGGCTCGAACGGCGCTGGGCGCGGTGGAGCGCCAGGGCGGGACGGGTCGACCCGGACGGACTGCTCAGCGACTCGGCGGAGGCGGGGATCCGCTTCGTGGCGCCGGGGGACCCGGAGTGGCCGGGGCGGCTGGAGTCGCTGGACCTGCCCGGCGGGCGACGTTCGCACGGCCTGTGGGTGCGCGGCCGGGGCGATCTGCGCCACCTGTGCCTGCGCTCGGCGGCTCTGGTGGGGGCGCGGGCGGCGACCCCCTACGGCGAACACGTCGCCGCCGAGCTGGCCTACGGCCTGGCCGAGCGCTCGGTGGTCGTGGTGTCCGGCGGCGCGTACGGCATCGACGGCGCGGCCCACCGGGCCGCGCACGCCGCCGGGAACACGGTGGTGGTTCTGGCCTGCGGGCTGGACGTGGACTACCCGCGCGGGCACGCCGGACTGTTCGCCGACATCGCCCGGCGCGGCGTGCTGGTCAGTGAGCGACCGGTGCGCTCCACCCCGCGGGCTCCGGACTTCCTGATCCGCAACCGGCTGATCGCGGCGCTCACCCCCGGCACGGTGGTGGTCGAGGCCGGGCGCCGCAGCGGCGCGCTCAACACCGCCGCGCACGCCACGGAACTCAACCGCGCGCTGATGGCGGTGCCCGGGCCGGTCACCTCGGCTCTGTCCGTGGGGTGCCACCTGCTGCTCCGTGACTGGCAGGCCGCCTGTGTGACCTGCGCCGAGGACGTGGTCGCGCACGTGGTGCCGCTGGGGGAGGAGGGCGCGGGGACGCCCCGGCTGGAGGCCGCGCTGAATGCCGACACCCGACGTGTACTGGACGCGGTGCCCCGCGAGGGCGCCGGCACCGCGACGATCGCCGTGCGCAGCGAGGGCACTCTGGAGGGCACCATGCGCGCGCTGGGGATGCTGGCCGCCGCCGGTCTCGTGGAGCGGTGTTCCACCGGTTGGCGGCCCCCGCGGTGA
- the lepB gene encoding signal peptidase I codes for MSEDDRGPGADGESEADSDRDGPEEHSSATGSRVPSHSGASGVSDTDGREPEERADADMTKSQNSAKKGSFWKELPILIVIALVLAFVIRTWVMQAFYIPSSSMENTLLIGDRVLVNKLVYEVRDLERGEVVVFDGDGSWDDPNTVVVPESSNPVARGFTWVQQQLGAAPTGKEYIKRVIGLPGDVVECCDEQNRVLVNGVPLEEDEYLYPGSVASHTEFGPIEVPEDHVWLMGDHRAISYDSRLNQNNPGGGAVPIDHVVGRAFVIIWPIGQAGGLGVPDTFDQLNDADDE; via the coding sequence ATGAGTGAAGACGACAGGGGCCCCGGCGCCGACGGGGAGTCCGAAGCGGACTCCGACCGCGACGGCCCGGAGGAGCACAGCTCCGCCACTGGCTCCCGAGTGCCATCGCACTCGGGAGCCAGTGGTGTCTCCGATACCGATGGCCGGGAGCCTGAGGAGAGGGCGGACGCCGACATGACCAAGTCCCAGAACAGTGCCAAGAAGGGGTCGTTCTGGAAGGAACTCCCGATCCTGATCGTGATCGCCCTGGTGTTGGCGTTCGTGATCAGGACCTGGGTGATGCAGGCGTTCTACATCCCTTCGTCCTCCATGGAGAACACGCTCCTCATCGGGGACCGCGTGCTCGTGAACAAGCTCGTCTACGAGGTCCGCGACCTTGAGCGCGGCGAGGTGGTCGTCTTCGACGGCGACGGGTCGTGGGACGACCCCAACACCGTGGTGGTCCCCGAATCGAGCAACCCGGTCGCGCGCGGATTCACCTGGGTACAGCAGCAGCTCGGCGCCGCTCCCACGGGCAAGGAGTACATCAAGCGCGTCATCGGCCTTCCGGGCGACGTGGTGGAGTGCTGCGACGAGCAGAACCGGGTGCTGGTCAACGGCGTGCCGCTGGAGGAGGACGAGTACCTCTATCCGGGCAGTGTGGCCAGTCACACCGAGTTCGGCCCGATCGAGGTGCCCGAGGACCACGTGTGGCTCATGGGCGACCACCGCGCGATCTCCTACGACTCGCGGCTGAACCAGAACAACCCCGGCGGCGGAGCGGTCCCGATCGACCACGTCGTGGGGCGGGCCTTCGTCATCATCTGGCCGATCGGCCAGGCCGGCGGGCTGGGCGTCCCCGACACGTTCGACCAGCTCAACGACGCCGACGACGAGTGA
- the rplS gene encoding 50S ribosomal protein L19, protein MHTAIQELEKAQLRTDVPEFRPGDTLNVHVRVTEGNRTRVQVFKGVVIRRQGAGSRETFTIRKVSYGVGVERTFPIHTPAIDKYEVAARGRVRRAKLYYLRDLRGKAARIRERREPISK, encoded by the coding sequence ATGCACACTGCCATTCAGGAGCTGGAGAAGGCTCAGCTTCGCACCGACGTCCCGGAGTTCCGTCCGGGTGACACGCTCAACGTTCACGTGCGCGTGACCGAGGGCAACCGTACTCGTGTCCAGGTCTTCAAGGGCGTCGTGATCCGCCGTCAGGGCGCGGGCAGCCGCGAGACCTTCACCATCCGCAAGGTGAGCTACGGCGTGGGCGTGGAGCGTACGTTCCCCATCCACACCCCGGCCATCGACAAGTACGAGGTCGCCGCCCGCGGCCGCGTGCGTCGCGCCAAGCTGTACTACCTGCGTGACCTGCGCGGGAAGGCCGCCCGCATCCGCGAGCGCCGCGAGCCCATCTCCAAGTAG
- a CDS encoding YraN family protein, producing the protein MDRRAKYRQALGRHGEDMAVAFLERGGLRVVDRNWRIPAGEIDIVARDGRTLVVAEVKTRTSVRHGHPVEAVTPTRRRRLRRLARAWARRHRVPARPLRVDGVGVLILDGRVFVSHERGMT; encoded by the coding sequence ATGGACCGGCGGGCGAAATACCGACAGGCACTGGGCAGGCACGGCGAGGACATGGCCGTGGCCTTCCTCGAGCGCGGCGGCCTGCGCGTGGTGGATCGCAACTGGCGGATCCCCGCCGGCGAGATCGACATCGTCGCGCGGGACGGGCGCACGCTCGTCGTCGCCGAGGTCAAGACGCGCACCTCGGTGCGCCACGGCCACCCGGTGGAGGCCGTCACCCCCACCCGGCGACGCAGGCTGCGCCGCCTGGCTCGCGCGTGGGCCAGGCGGCACCGCGTTCCAGCCCGCCCGCTGAGGGTGGACGGCGTCGGCGTGCTCATCCTGGACGGCCGCGTGTTCGTCTCCCATGAGCGGGGGATGACATGA
- a CDS encoding DUF2469 domain-containing protein: MSSEDLEKYEAEMELQLYREYRDVVGLFSYVVETERRFYLTNHVDLQPRSTENGEMYFEVVMEDAWVWDMYRPARFVRNVRVVTFKDVNVEEITKADLELPPAESPED; encoded by the coding sequence ATGAGTTCTGAGGACCTGGAGAAGTACGAGGCCGAGATGGAGCTCCAGCTCTATCGCGAGTACCGGGACGTCGTCGGGCTGTTCAGCTATGTGGTGGAGACGGAACGCCGCTTCTACCTCACCAACCACGTCGACCTCCAGCCGCGTTCCACGGAGAACGGGGAGATGTACTTCGAGGTCGTGATGGAGGACGCCTGGGTCTGGGACATGTACCGCCCGGCCCGGTTCGTTCGCAACGTGCGCGTGGTGACGTTCAAGGACGTCAACGTCGAGGAGATCACCAAGGCCGACCTGGAGCTTCCGCCCGCCGAGAGCCCCGAGGACTGA